The following proteins are encoded in a genomic region of Necator americanus strain Aroian chromosome II, whole genome shotgun sequence:
- a CDS encoding hypothetical protein (NECATOR_CHRII.G8034.T1) has translation MAICTYNARTLASEAAIEDLMMQAKKIKYDVIGLTETRRRHPLNAVYETGEELFLGTCDSRGVGGVGVLVNTSLAKNIDSFEQLTTRIGRLRMRRCGPIPALTIFVVYAPTSSYEEEEVEAFYMDLEKFYQEDHAFYKVIVGDFNAKVGPRRTPEELHIGTHGLQWNDQGERLAEFIMTTKTIHGNSQFRSPLLYAGRGSHPVEGTVMK, from the coding sequence atggcgatctgtacttataacgcacgtacgcttgcatcggaagcggccatcgaagatctgatgatgcaagccaagaagatcaagtacgacgtcatcggactgaccgagacgagacgacgtcaccctctcaacgccgtatatgaaactggagaagaactgttcttaggaacatgcgacagtagaggtgttggtggagttggcgtcctcgtcaacacgagtttggcaaagaacatcgactcttttgaacaacttacgacccgaatcggacgtctgcggatgagaagatgtggcccaataccagctttgactatcttcgtcgtttacgctccaacatcaagctacgaagaagaagaagtcgaagctttctatatggacctggagaagttctaccaagaagatcatgccttctacaaggtcatagttggcgacttcaacgctaaggttggcccaagaagaacgccggaggaacttcacatcgggacccacggcctacaatggaatgaccagggagagaggctcgccgagttcatcatgacgactaagaccatccatgggaactcgcaatttcgaagccctcttctttacgctggacgtgggagtcacccggtggagggtaccgtaatgaaatag
- a CDS encoding hypothetical protein (NECATOR_CHRII.G8033.T1) has protein sequence MVHERRKTNVDENYHMCFGQILGKYHPPLTELILVLRSVVAVAKITLSRMEGFSNETKKLRKKDRVRCEKIEGSMPTLDKDYVQ, from the exons ATGGTGCACGAACGGCGGAAAACAAATGTAGACGAGAACTACCACAT GTGCTTTGGACAAATACTGGGGAAGTACCATCCACCACTGACAGAACTTATTCTAGTTCTTCGAAGCGTAGTTGCAGTTGCGAAAATAACTCTCTCGAGAATGGAAGGC TTTTCGAACGAAACGAAGAAACTCCGAAAGAAAGACAGAGTGCGCTGCGAAAAAATAGAAGGGTCTATGCCCACACTCGATAAAGATTACGTTCAATAA
- a CDS encoding hypothetical protein (NECATOR_CHRII.G8031.T1) — MQKLAVFFLALVLLACAEQKCNVDKDCSPGDKCVEGSCAFNPHCPTVDSPEVKDGCKVQLVADENNCSKIKIVC, encoded by the exons ATGCAGAAACTTGCTGTTTTCTTCCTTGCTCTAGTGCTTCTCG CTTGCGCCGAACAAAAGTGCAACGTAGACAAGGACTGTTCTCCAGGAGACAAATGCGTCGAAGGATCCTGTGCTT TCAATCCGCACTGCCCAACGGTCGATTCTCCGGAAGTAAAGGATGGATGCAAAGTCCAACTGGTGGCGGATGAGAACAATTGTTCAAAGATCAAAATTGTTTGCTAG
- a CDS encoding hypothetical protein (NECATOR_CHRII.G8039.T3) — protein MQKLAVFFLALVLLACAEQKCKVDKDCSPGDKCVEGSCAFNPHCPTVDSPEVKDGCKVQLVADENNCSKIKIVDRDDNTIGRGDDLMNAARTANEGVIMMHYLNELDLTSVDEDGNTALHIAAMNDHAFICRMLIVLSSPVRIWEVKNNAGLTAEDLATDQKVKQDLESLRKGVKRTEYEFTKWNDDLIEKRTDWKENGKVLLALDGGGVKALVLTQILLFLENELGGNLMSRIDWIAGTSSGGTTALMLCHGKTLQEAKRFFLDYRFRVFCGNKVKVPKHNSKGVEDAAKVLFGNNHMGSFPKNGPKVLVVVADTRRSPANLVLFRSFAPKIPESLREQLDYLDPEKILIWKAARCTCAAPFYFDSYNGLSDGGLVANNPTQALIADFLQTTRLEKEYSPVKSVGLDPCMACVISVGTGSSPAENTNGIDLNFNIISNKKNPLEIARGFMTVVNNAKNMLQILVREHIAKAHNLKGQLPEGSTEFWQQPFVSVPKDENIYKIFRCIRWKEEVKLRLKVHNIKETTNQVYVLARRPNVPTRIQNMEMPLSVLSIPPLPALKQTFITSKKPYSNMGQDDDIAASFHDIDNLLPLTRQQVRLIYHPRHAIIAKVDQDVSGEIILNIKDVFDETMIEMTDDTCTVENAQLTGAMDPQEQYEENIRRRQVEYEQKLKRRCSEGRKLIEEVRYKRSCVRLAPTFPSEKEIQKRIRDFLKIGIKITRSNNIGKEYADLRGSRPD, from the exons GTAGACAGAGATGATAATACAATCGGCCGAGGTGATGACTTAATGAATGCCGCTCGAACGGCAAACGAAGGAGTAATAATGATGCACTACTTGAATGAACTTGATCTCACAAGTGTTGACGAGGATGGAAATACTGCACTTCATATTGCTGCAATG AATGATCATGCCTTCATTTGTCGTATGCTAATAGTACTATCATCACCCGTTCGGATCTGGGAAGTTAAGAACAACGCAGGTCTCACTGCTGAAGATTTAGCAACAGATCAAAA AGTGAAACAGGATTTGGAATCACTCCGGAAAGGTGTAAAAAGAACAGAAT ATGAGTTCACGAAATGGAATGACGATTTAATAGAGAAGAGAACGGattggaaagaaaatggaaaagttttGTTAGCATTAGATGGAGGCGGTGTTAAGGCATTGGTGTTGACACAG ATATTGTTATTCTTGGAGAATGAATTGGGTGGAAACTTGATGTCACGAATTGATTGGATAGCAGGAACTAGCTCTGGAGGGACCACTGCGTTAATGCTTTGCCACG GAAAGACGCTCCAGGAAGCAAAACGTTTCTTTCTGGATTACAGGTTCCGAGTGTTTTGTGGAAATAAG GTAAAAGTTCCTAAACATAATTCTAAAGGAGTGGAAGATGCAGCAAAGGTACTGTTCGGAAATAACCATATGGggagttttccaaaaaatggtCCCAA GGTATTAGTGGTCGTTGCTGACACTAGAAGATCACCAGCAAATCTTGTTCTGTTCCGTTCCTTTGCGCCGAAAATCCCTGAGTCATTAAGAGAGCAGCTGGACTACCTTGATCCTGAGAAAATATTGATCTGGAAAGCAGCTCGTTGTACGTG TGCTGCACCGTTTTACTTTGATTCATACAATGGACTTTCTGATGGTGGACTCGTTGCTAACAATCCCACTCAAGCTCTCATCGCAGATTTCTTGCAAACTACTCGTCTTGAAAAAGAGTATTCACCAGTGAAG TCTGTAGGACTAGATCCTTGCATGGCATGTGTCATTTCTGTTGGAACAGGTTCAAGCCCAGCTGAGAACACAAATGGAATTGACCTAAACTTCAATATTATCTCG aacaagaaaaatcccCTTGAAATTGCGCGTGGTTTTATGACTGTGGTGAATAATGCGAAAAATATGCTTCAAATACTAGTTAGAGAG cacatcgccaaagcccataatctgaaaggtcaactgcctgaagggagcacggaattttggcaacaaccattcgtttccgTACCGAAAGATGAAAACATCTACAAAATCTTCAGATGCATCAGGtggaaggaagaagtgaaacttCGCCTGAAGGTTCACAACATTAAGGAAACAACAAATCAAGTCTATGTACTCGCTCGCCGTCCAAATGTACCAACCAGAATCCAAAATATGGAAATGCCACTGAGCGTCCTCTCAATACCGCCACTTCCAGCTCTGAAGCAAACATTCATTACGTCAAAAAAACCATACAGCAATATGGGACA GGACGATGACATTGCGGCCAGCTTCCACGATATTGACAACTTGCTTCCACTAACACGGCAACAGGTGCGACTAATATATCATCCAAGGCACGCAATCATTGCCAAAGTTGATCAAGACGTTTCTGGTGAGATTATCCTGAACATCAAAGATGTCTTTGATGAAACTATGATCGAAATGACGGACGATACATGCACAGTTGAAAATGCACAGCTAACAGG TGCAATGGATCCGCAAGAGCAGTATGAAGAGAACATCAGAAGACGACAAGTGGAGTATGAACAGAAGCTTAAACGTCGATGCAGCGAAGGGAGGAAGTTGATAGAGGAGGTGCGGTATAAGCGATCCTGTGTCAGGTTGGCGCCTACGTTCCCTTCGGAAAAGGAGATTCAGAAAAGGATAAGGGATTTCCTGAAGATCGGTATCAAGATTACCCGCTCGAACAACATTGGGAAGGAATATGCGGACCTTCGGGGGAGCAGGCCAGATTAA
- a CDS encoding hypothetical protein (NECATOR_CHRII.G8035.T1): MDNIDEEYDRLVEHLHDCAKKAESFKTTRRRLSLETLELIRQRGAARAAGNQELTSELARLCREAIKEDLKERRAEVLAEAAEAGKSIRYARRDFASRKTRMTALRNPKGTAIASRRGMEKIIYDFYSDLFDSHVHLPPHHLREDGQVIQRFSRPKYDMLSCR, translated from the coding sequence atggacaacatcgacgaggaatatgaccggcttgtcgaacaccttcacgactgcgcgaagaaggctgagagttttaaaaccaccaggaggcgcctgtctcttgaaactcttgagctgatacgccagcgtggagcagcacgagccgcagggaaccaagaactcacgtccgagctcgcaaggctttgccgagaggcgataaaggaagaccttaaagagagaagagcagaagtgctggctgaagctgcagaggcggggaaaagcatccgctatgcccgtcgagacttcgccagtcgcaagacgaggatgactgctctccggaacccaaagggaacagccattgcatcgagaagggggatggagaaaatcatctacgacttctactctgatctcttcgacagccatgtccacttgcctcctcaccatctgagggaagatggacaagtcattcagaggttctcccgtccgaaatacgacatgctatcatgtcggtaa
- a CDS encoding hypothetical protein (NECATOR_CHRII.G8037.T1), translating to MYRRITSGRYQHLAPPSKVATEKRLRFSGHVIRRPADRLVQGSVTHLYTQPERPAKAGLQTLCGVRFAPP from the exons ATGTACCGGCGGATAACaagtggaagatatcaacatcttgcaccaccatcgaaagtggctacagaaaagcGTCTTCGCTTTTCTGGTCATGTAataaggagaccagcagatcgccttgttcaaggA TCAGTAACTCATTTATATACCCaacctgaacgtccggctaaagccggacttcagactttgtgtggtgttcgcttcgctcctcCTTaa
- a CDS encoding hypothetical protein (NECATOR_CHRII.G8039.T1) translates to MYPAQPAGYLMHDRNIDKVDRDDNTIGRGDDLMNAARTANEGVIMMHYLNELDLTSVDEDGNTALHIAAMREELALGVTEYLILVLLVYNTRARKNDHAFICRMLIVLSSPVRIWEVKNNAGLTAEDLATDQKVKQDLESLRKGVKRTEYEFTKWNDDLIEKRTDWKENGKVLLALDGGGVKALVLTQILLFLENELGGNLMSRIDWIAGTSSGGTTALMLCHGKTLQEAKRFFLDYRFRVFCGNKVKVPKHNSKGVEDAAKVLFGNNHMGSFPKNGPKVLVVVADTRRSPANLVLFRSFAPKIPESLREQLDYLDPEKILIWKAARCTCAAPFYFDSYNGLSDGGLVANNPTQALIADFLQTTRLEKEYSPVKSVGLDPCMACVISVGTGSSPAENTNGIDLNFNIISNKKNPLEIARGFMTVVNNAKNMLQILVRECTSSSGQPVRYSREWCHSLNVPFFRFSPVMQKGVQLDNTDLDILIQMLWETEHIAKAHNLKGQLPEGSTEFWQQPFVSVPKDENIYKIFRCIRWKEEVKLRLKVHNIKETTNQVYVLARRPNVPTRIQNMEMPLSVLSIPPLPALKQTFITSKKPYSNMGHLYDRCECTPAESLVRCTCRDDDIAASFHDIDNLLPLTRQQVRLIYHPRHAIIAKVDQDVSGEIILNIKDVFDETMIEMTDDTCTVENAQLTGYYHCSKGATAKIECTSSFNIVSAEIECGSDSFTVSCSTSGEISKLNFQCSPDSSSMFSEMWIAH, encoded by the exons GTAGACAGAGATGATAATACAATCGGCCGAGGTGATGACTTAATGAATGCCGCTCGAACGGCAAACGAAGGAGTAATAATGATGCACTACTTGAATGAACTTGATCTCACAAGTGTTGACGAGGATGGAAATACTGCACTTCATATTGCTGCAATG CGGGAAGAGCTGGCTCTTGGAGTAACTGAATATCTGATATTGGTGCTACTTGTGTACAATACACGAGCACGTAAG AATGATCATGCCTTCATTTGTCGTATGCTAATAGTACTATCATCACCCGTTCGGATCTGGGAAGTTAAGAACAACGCAGGTCTCACTGCTGAAGATTTAGCAACAGATCAAAA AGTGAAACAGGATTTGGAATCACTCCGGAAAGGTGTAAAAAGAACAGAAT ATGAGTTCACGAAATGGAATGACGATTTAATAGAGAAGAGAACGGattggaaagaaaatggaaaagttttGTTAGCATTAGATGGAGGCGGTGTTAAGGCATTGGTGTTGACACAG ATATTGTTATTCTTGGAGAATGAATTGGGTGGAAACTTGATGTCACGAATTGATTGGATAGCAGGAACTAGCTCTGGAGGGACCACTGCGTTAATGCTTTGCCACG GAAAGACGCTCCAGGAAGCAAAACGTTTCTTTCTGGATTACAGGTTCCGAGTGTTTTGTGGAAATAAG GTAAAAGTTCCTAAACATAATTCTAAAGGAGTGGAAGATGCAGCAAAGGTACTGTTCGGAAATAACCATATGGggagttttccaaaaaatggtCCCAA GGTATTAGTGGTCGTTGCTGACACTAGAAGATCACCAGCAAATCTTGTTCTGTTCCGTTCCTTTGCGCCGAAAATCCCTGAGTCATTAAGAGAGCAGCTGGACTACCTTGATCCTGAGAAAATATTGATCTGGAAAGCAGCTCGTTGTACGTG TGCTGCACCGTTTTACTTTGATTCATACAATGGACTTTCTGATGGTGGACTCGTTGCTAACAATCCCACTCAAGCTCTCATCGCAGATTTCTTGCAAACTACTCGTCTTGAAAAAGAGTATTCACCAGTGAAG TCTGTAGGACTAGATCCTTGCATGGCATGTGTCATTTCTGTTGGAACAGGTTCAAGCCCAGCTGAGAACACAAATGGAATTGACCTAAACTTCAATATTATCTCG aacaagaaaaatcccCTTGAAATTGCGCGTGGTTTTATGACTGTGGTGAATAATGCGAAAAATATGCTTCAAATACTAGTTAGAGAG TGCACATCGTCTAGTGGACAACCTGTACGATATTCGAGAGAGTGGTGCCATTCTTTAAATGTACCATTCTTTCGATTTTCTCCAGTTATGCAAAAAGGAGTACAACTGGATAATACAGATTTGGATATACTTATTCAGATGCTTTGGGAAACAGAG cacatcgccaaagcccataatctgaaaggtcaactgcctgaagggagcacggaattttggcaacaaccattcgtttccgTACCGAAAGATGAAAACATCTACAAAATCTTCAGATGCATCAGGtggaaggaagaagtgaaacttCGCCTGAAGGTTCACAACATTAAGGAAACAACAAATCAAGTCTATGTACTCGCTCGCCGTCCAAATGTACCAACCAGAATCCAAAATATGGAAATGCCACTGAGCGTCCTCTCAATACCGCCACTTCCAGCTCTGAAGCAAACATTCATTACGTCAAAAAAACCATACAGCAATATGGGACA TTTGTACGATCGTTGCGAATGCACACCAGCCGAATCTCTAGTAAGATGTACATGTAGGGACGATGACATTGCGGCCAGCTTCCACGATATTGACAACTTGCTTCCACTAACACGGCAACAGGTGCGACTAATATATCATCCAAGGCACGCAATCATTGCCAAAGTTGATCAAGACGTTTCTGGTGAGATTATCCTGAACATCAAAGATGTCTTTGATGAAACTATGATCGAAATGACGGACGATACATGCACAGTTGAAAATGCACAGCTAACAGGGTACTACCACTGCAGCAAAGGAGCCACAGCAAAGATAGAATGCACTTCGTCGTTCAACATCGTCTCTGCAGAAATTGAATGCGGCAGTGACAGCTTCACAGTCTCATGTTCCACTTCGGGAGAAATATCTAAACTCAATTTTCAATGCAGCCCGGATTCAAGTTCAATGTTCAGTGAAATGTGGATTGCGCATTAA
- a CDS encoding hypothetical protein (NECATOR_CHRII.G8036.T1), whose translation MQKLAVFFLALVLLACAEQKCKVNKDCSPGYKCDGGSCTVNMECPRIFPVKVKAGCKTISVADDNNCAMIKIVC comes from the exons ATGCAGAAACTTGCTGTTTTCTTCCTTGCTCTAGTGCTTCTCG CTTGCGCCGAACAAAAGTGCAAAGTAAACAAGGACTGTTCTCCAGGATACAAATGCGATGGAGGATCCTGTACTG TCAATATGGAATGCCCAAGGATCTTTCCTGTGAAAGTAAAGGCTGGATGCAAAACCATATCGGTGGCGGATGACAACAATTGTGCAATGATCAAAATTGTTTGCTAG
- a CDS encoding hypothetical protein (NECATOR_CHRII.G8035.T2) yields the protein MRKLEWDDMGVKVDGRQLHHLRFADDIVLVTPSISQAERMLTEFDETCGCIGLQLNLQKTMFMRNGWVSDAPFTLNGTNISECTSYVYLGRELNMMNDLTPSWAGGDERRGAYKSIEDVVKKTRNTRLRAHLFNTTVLPALTYASETWAFRKQEENAVSVIERAIERVMLGVSRFTQVRDGIRSSLLRQRSKIRDAAAFVKESKIRWAGHVMRFDDNRWTRAVSDWVPRDIKRTTGRPPTRWSDFFTKSLKEKYDALRVPRERRNHWATLARDRDKWKNYWRPLDQFEDQRESR from the coding sequence atgcgaaagttggaatgggacgacatgggagtgaaggttgatggtcggcagctacaccatttgcgctttgctgatgacatcgtactggtaacacctagcatcagccaagcggaacgaatgctgaccgaattcgacgaaacatgtggatgcatcggtcttcagctgaatctacaaaagacgatgttcatgcggaacggatgggtctcggatgccccattcacgctcaacggaacgaacatatccgaatgcaccagctacgtttatctgggtcgggaactgaacatgatgaacgacctgaccccgagctgggcaggaggagacgagcggcggggagcgtacaagagcatcgaggatgtagtgaagaagaccaggaacacccggctccgtgctcacctcttcaacaccaccgtacttcctgctttgacttatgcttcggaaacctgggcatttcgcaagcaggaagaaaacgcggtgagcgtcattgaacgcgcaattgagagagtgatgctaggagtatcccgtttcacgcaagtgagggacgggattcgaagttccctcctacgtcagcgatcgaagattagagacgccgccgcgtttgtcaaggaaagtaaaataaggtgggccggacacgtgatgcgctttgatgacaaccgttggaccagagccgtgagcgactgggttccccgcgatattaagcgcactacaggaagaccgccgacccgatggtcagatttcttcacgaagtccttgaaagaaaaatatgatgctcttcgtgtcccacgcgaaaggaggaaccactgggctactctggcacgcgatcgggacaaatggaagaattactggcgcccgctcgaccagttcgaagatcaacgggagtcaaggtga
- a CDS encoding hypothetical protein (NECATOR_CHRII.G8032.T1) produces the protein MAPIEQRLNQSYTEMPSHRVQGNIFVYRCVECKKINKHTSIKVIGDNFMTDLRMLDHQCIPVERARDKFNRMSCEETLEYANEDDTQSELGLTTVVDYELEAIGAAGRVFALLLLRDVVGI, from the exons ATGGCACCGATAGAGCAGAGGCTGAACCAGTCATATACAGAAATGCCCTCACATCGTGTGCAG GGGAACATTTTCGTCTACCGGTGTGTTGAGTGCAAGAAGATTAATAAGCACACGTCCATAAAG GTTATTGGAGATAACTTCATGACGGACCTCAGGATGCTCGATCACCAGTGCATTCCAGTGGAAAGGGCAAGGGACAAATTTAATAGGATGTCATGCGAG gaaaccCTAGAATACGCAAATGAAGATGATACTCAGTCTGAGTTGGGGCTCACGACAGTCGTCGATTACGaactg GAAGCGATCGGTGCAGCTGGGAGGGTATTTGCGCTGCTCCTATTGAGAGACGTTGTTGGCATCTAA
- a CDS encoding hypothetical protein (NECATOR_CHRII.G8038.T1) produces MEATLYKSRIEIMRLEACNVMERIRNAGEGLAMTYDLYMLLIRAEEASLRSQEELYQREEEGVLMDPKFIMDFVRKELDFVDNLKLQMDAEIREAELQMENESRLRQYVGERCIELQEQLSKQDDVIKCAVESLEILKKSVRGLIKELVEQKQAVREEEEDYDGKNRKDPSPSDENDCNEPQWELVEEDDVIGALESGEPEANLQEDTLDEVDEHAAGTNIREDTVDGGASYESSWKESIEASDAYSRRGSSETNVSQTIYPGAQRRKEIEARITEIKIQIHHGKEIPERKLCHANFMREQERYMRSAFLAKGMHYSDCCPTVPSVEVRMNKIRCRFCLDT; encoded by the coding sequence ATGGAAGCGACGTTGTACAAGTCTCGCATTGAAATTATGCGGCTGGAAGCGTGCAACGTCATGGAAAGGATTCGTAATGCTGGCGAAGGACTAGCGATGACGTACGACTTGTATATGCTTCTTATTCGCGCTGAAGAAGCATCATTAAGATCTCAAGAGGAGCTCTAccaaagagaagaagaaggagtgCTAATGGATCCAAAGTTCATAATGGACTTTGTAAGGAAGGAGCTCGACTTCGTCGATAATCTCAAACTGCAAATGGACGCCGAAATAAGGGAAGCAGAACTTCAAATGGAGAACGAAAGTCGACTTCGACAATATGTCGGCGAAAGGTGCATAGAACTGCAGGAACAACTAAGTAAGCAGGATGACGTCATCAAGTGCGCGGTGGAGAGTCTTGAGATCCTCAAGAAATCAGTTAGGGGTCTCATCAAGGAACTAGTGGAGCAAAAGCAAGCCGTCCGTGAAGAGGAGGAAGACTACGATGGAAAAAACAGGAAGGACCCATCACCTTCCGATGAAAACGACTGCAATGAACCACAGTGGGAATTGGTGGAGGAAGACGACGTCATAGGTGCATTGGAGTCAGGGGAGCCTGAGGCGAACTTGCAAGAAGATACGCTGGATGAAGTCGATGAACACGCCGCTGGGACAAACATACGGGAAGACACCGTTGACGGAGGTGCATCATACGAAAGTTCATGGAAGGAATCCATAGAAGCAAGTGATGCATATTCCAGAAGAGGATCCAGTGAAACAAACGTCTCTCAAACAATTTATCCCGGTGCccaaagaagaaaggagaTAGAAGCCAGAATAACAGAAATTAAAATCCAGATACACCACGGAAAGGAAATCCCGGAGAGGAAGTTATGCCATGCGAACTTCATGAGGGAGCAAGAACGCTACATGAGAAGTGCATTCCTCGCAAAAGGAATGCATTACAGTGATTGCTGTCCTACTGTGCCTAGCGTTGAAGTGCGGATGAACAAAATTCGCTGTCGTTTTTGCCTGGATACCTGA
- a CDS encoding hypothetical protein (NECATOR_CHRII.G8035.T3) has product MDNIDEEYDRLVEHLHDCAKKAESFKTTRRRLSLETLELIRQRGAARAAGNQELTSELARLCREAIKEDLKERRAEVLAEAAEAGKSIRYARRDFASRKTRMTALRNPKGTAIASRRGMEKIIYDFYSDLFDSHVHLPPHHLREDGQVIQRFSRPKYDMLSCRIEKVLDEGQPCEQAGFRKGFSTIDHIHTVSKLIEVSREYKMPLCLTFIDLKKAFDSVETEAVVEALDNQGVPTQYIKGDTISPKIFTATLENAMRKLEWDDMGVKVDGRQLHHLRFADDIVLVTPSISQAERMLTEFDETCGCIGLQLNLQKTMFMRNGWVSDAPFTLNGTNISECTSYVYLGRELNMMNDLTPSWAGGDERRGAYKSIEDVVKKTRNTRLRAHLFNTTVLPALTYASETWAFRKQEENAVSVIERAIERVMLGVSRFTQVRDGIRSSLLRQRSKIRDAAAFVKESKIRWAGHVMRFDDNRWTRAVSDWVPRDIKRTTGRPPTRWSDFFTKSLKEKYDALRVPRERRNHWATLARDRDKWKNYWRPLDQFEDQRESR; this is encoded by the exons atggacaacatcgacgaggaatatgaccggcttgtcgaacaccttcacgactgcgcgaagaaggctgagagttttaaaaccaccaggaggcgcctgtctcttgaaactcttgagctgatacgccagcgtggagcagcacgagccgcagggaaccaagaactcacgtccgagctcgcaaggctttgccgagaggcgataaaggaagaccttaaagagagaagagcagaagtgctggctgaagctgcagaggcggggaaaagcatccgctatgcccgtcgagacttcgccagtcgcaagacgaggatgactgctctccggaacccaaagggaacagccattgcatcgagaagggggatggagaaaatcatctacgacttctactctgatctcttcgacagccatgtccacttgcctcctcaccatctgagggaagatggacaagtcattcagaggttctcccgtccgaaatacgacatgctatcatgtcg gattgaaaaagtcttggatgaaggacagccatgcgagcaagcagggtttcgaaaaggattcagcacgattgaccacattcacactgtttcgaaactcatcgaggtatcacgagagtacaagatgccgctctgtctcaccttcatcgacttaaagaaggctttcgactcggttgagacggaagcggtcgtggaagccttggacaaccaaggcgtccctactcaatatataaag ggtgatacaatttcacccaaaatattcacagccaccctcgagaacgcaatgcgaaagttggaatgggacgacatgggagtgaaggttgatggtcggcagctacaccatttgcgctttgctgatgacatcgtactggtaacacctagcatcagccaagcggaacgaatgctgaccgaattcgacgaaacatgtggatgcatcggtcttcagctgaatctacaaaagacgatgttcatgcggaacggatgggtctcggatgccccattcacgctcaacggaacgaacatatccgaatgcaccagctacgtttatctgggtcgggaactgaacatgatgaacgacctgaccccgagctgggcaggaggagacgagcggcggggagcgtacaagagcatcgaggatgtagtgaagaagaccaggaacacccggctccgtgctcacctcttcaacaccaccgtacttcctgctttgacttatgcttcggaaacctgggcatttcgcaagcaggaagaaaacgcggtgagcgtcattgaacgcgcaattgagagagtgatgctaggagtatcccgtttcacgcaagtgagggacgggattcgaagttccctcctacgtcagcgatcgaagattagagacgccgccgcgtttgtcaaggaaagtaaaataaggtgggccggacacgtgatgcgctttgatgacaaccgttggaccagagccgtgagcgactgggttccccgcgatattaagcgcactacaggaagaccgccgacccgatggtcagatttcttcacgaagtccttgaaagaaaaatatgatgctcttcgtgtcccacgcgaaaggaggaaccactgggctactctggcacgcgatcgggacaaatggaagaattactggcgcccgctcgaccagttcgaagatcaacgggagtcaaggtga